GAGAGTTTAAGCGGCTTATATGCGGAAAGAAGTGCCTCATAGTAAGTAACCACAAACTCATCTTTACTATACGGTATAAATGTATCGTGAAAGCGAAGTAAAATCGATTTTAATGTTCCATTCTCTTCGAATGCTCCCCATAATTCTTGAAAGTCTGTTTCGTAACCGAAAGCTTCTATATCTCCAATAATAAACAGGTTAAGGGCTGCTTCTTCTTTTAGAAAAGAGAATACTTGTTCATGGTCTTTCTTTGTTAATTTTCGCATCATAACGAATCGACCTCTTTTTTATTTTTTCTAAATATTACAACTTTTAATTTTTGAAATCAATATAAAATTTTATGTTTAGTTCACAAAGTTTCGGAAAAACTAGGAAAGATATGACAAAGGAGGTTATGAACGGTGGATCATCCAATTCAAGGATTAATGAAAGCAGCAATGGAAAATTTGAAGGAAATGGTCGATGTAAATACGATTGTTGGAGAGCCTGTTCAAACGGCTGACGGTGGTGTAGTGTTAACGGTTTCTAAAGTAGCGTTCGGTTTTGGAGCAGGAGGTTCTGATTTCCAGACGAATGATGGACAAAGAGCGAGTGGTAACCCTGCATTTGGTGGCGGTAGCGCGGGTGGAGTTTCAATTACACCGGTAGCATTTCTAGTTGTGAATAAAGACGGGGTAAATATTCTTCATTTACAAAATGCGACACATTTAGCGGAAAAAATGATTGAATTAGCTCCACAAACAATCGATAAAATCCAATCGATGTTCCAAAAAGAAGAAAAGAAAGAGGAAAATCATCACCCTCAAAACCCAGATGACATCCTTTAAAAACGCCTGCTTATGAGCAGGCGTTTTTTCTTGTAATCAGTATGTAATAAAACACATGAAATTGTAAATAGTTTTTGAAGTTTTTTCTATGTTTCTAAAATTTTTCATGTTAAAATATGCTATAGAATTGAAACATATAAAACGAAGGTGGCTAGGTGCTTTGTCTGGAGGATCTGACCAAGTAAACAATATGATATATATTAATGGTAATCGTCGGGGTCATTGTTTTATTACATCTGGAATTACGTTTAAAGAGTTTGCAAGTAACATCCCTTCACCGCTTCATCAAGTATTACTTTTAAAGCATAATTTTGAGTGGACAGATTTTCATTATCATACTTTATTTGAATATGTCGAGGAAGAAAACATACATAAACTCATTCAAGCAGAGATTGATGAATTTGATGAATTTTGTTGGGTAGATTTTGATGATGCAAGCGATTTAGATGAGTTAGAGCCAAAAGAAATTGCAGAATTATTATATTTGGCTCACAAAAAAGAACCACTTGGAAGAACGTTCTTCCCGTTACTGAAAAATAGATTCGTTTATTTTTCACATGATGACGGTTGGTACAACAAAGTGTATTACCGTAGAATCGGTGATTTTGTAGGAATGCTAAGTAAAGTAATTCCATATAAACTCGGTTCGTTTGGAAAGAAACGTTTTACTTTCTTCCAAAAATCAAAAATTTTCCCAGCAATTTCAAAGGAAGTTATCCTTGGGCTTGTTCCGTTAATGGAAGATGGGTTATACATTGATTTAGCGGGGAAAATTGAGTCAAGGAGAGGTCTTGAAATTCCGGTATATGTAGTAGGATCATTCGAAAGTACGGATGAGGTACTAGATAATATCGATGAATTGAAAGCGGACGCAACAGAAACAGGTTGGCTCATTTTTGATAAGAAAGAACAAGAGTGGCAATGGGTAGTAGACTAAGAAAACTTGGCGCATGAAGTCAAGTTTTCTTGTCTTTTGAAAGGAGAACAAATGAAGAAATATTATACAATTGTGGGTATGGTAAGTATTATTCTCGTGGCGATATTACTTATAACTTGTCCGAAAGAATCAGATTTCAAGTTGTATTTAGAGGATAAGTATGCATTGAAATGTGACGAGAATAGCTTTGAATGCACGCAAAATGTAGATGAAAAAAAAGAAAAATTACAGTTTGAAAGTATTGATGCGCGAAATGGTGTTTTCTTTATGACTGTAAAGCAAACGTATAAAACAGAAGCTGGTGTTACAAAAGAATATAGCGGAGTAGGGATGTTTGGTACATTTCTTTTTGTTTCAGAGAAGACTTTCTAGTAATAGAAGGTCTTTTTTTTATGCTTATGTTCATATAGATGAAGTAAGACAAGCATAGGAGGGGTATTAATGAAGAAGGAATGTATCGTTTGTGGTGGTGAGGAGTTTTTTTCTTCAACATTATATGCACGTACGAAACAAGATTGGGCATATGCACCAAACATGTACCGATTTGAAAAGGTGTTTATTGAACAAAGGGACGAAGAAAATTATCCAGTCTTTCAAGAAATTACAGCCAAGCATTGTTGTGGATGCGGTCATATCATGTTGTATCATGAATGAACACACCAAGTATAACTTGGTGTGTTTTTTTTAAAACGCTGATAAAGCAAGCGGATATAGTAAAGTGAATAAAACAGAAAAACTGCCAAAACCAATTGCGGTATATCCAAGTGTTCTCGCTCCAAAGTTGACAGCTAATAAGCCGACTAAAATCGCAAGGGAGCCGAGTGTAACAGGATAAAAAGCAATGGAGAATAACGAAAGAAATAATGCGACATAGCCTATCATTGCTCCGGTATTTGTACCTTCTATTTCATTTGCAATTTCTTTGCGCTCATGTCTTATCGGAATACCAGCTGGTGATATTTCAGCTGCATACTCTTCGTTTTTTTCACCACTTTTAAAATGATGATTTCTCTTTCTTCGCATGTACATCCCTCTCTTTCAATTGGGTGTATCTATAGTATCTTTCATAAGGAAAAGAACATGAGTATGAGTTAAACCCAAGTAAAGCAAAAATTGGAGAAAATAGATTCCGTTGTTATTCTGTACATCCCGCTATTTGCCGTGCAGTAAGGATCCCACCTCAAAATTCGGCTGGAGTAAAGAAGTAAGGTGGGAACCGGGTTGCCCGTAAAAGCCCGATTGGTGAGGGCTAATAATCAGTTGGGACGAACAAAATCCCCACTAATTAAAGTTTCACTTTATCTCCTTATGAAGATAAACAGGAATTTTGGAAAATGATGTAGAATGAAATGAATGATAATAACTGAAGGTAGGGGAATGTATGGCGAAGTTTAATTGGCATGAATCGGCAGAGAAAAAATGGGATAACAATGCAGAGTTTTGGAATCAAAATAGTCAAGAAATGTGGGATAGCGGGAGCAGGAGTACAATCATTCCATTTTTTGAGCAGTACGTGGAAAAAGAAGCACAAGTGTTAGATGTTGGCTGTGGTGATGGGTATGGTACATATAAATTAAGTATTACTGGGTATAAAGCAGTTGGAGTGGACTTATCGGAAGTGATGATTCAAAAGGGTAAGGAACGCGGAGAGGGCTCAAATTTATCTTTTATAAAAGGTGATCTTTCTGCATTACCATTTGAAAATGAGCAATTTGAAGCAATAATGGCAATTAATTCTTTAGAATGGACTGAGGAGCCATTACAAGCATTAAATGAAATAAAACGTGTTTTAAAGAAAGATGGATACGCATGTATTGCAATTTTAGGACCGACAGCAAAACCGAGAGAGAATAGTTATCCGCGCTTATACGGCAAAGATGTTGTTTGCAATACAATGATGCCTTGGGAATTTGAACAGTTAGCGAAAGAACAAGGTTTTGAAGTTGTAGATGGCACCGGCGTATATAAGCGCGGAGTAAATGAGAAGATGTTAGGTCAACTACCTACAGAGTTACAACAATCGTTAACATTCTTATGGGTATTTATGTTAAAAAATGTATAACGAAATCAAAGAATTTTTAGGAGGTAAATAAGTGCAGAAAATACAAAAAACTGATACAATATCATCAGAACCAATTAAAGGGGGACTAGGGTATATGACAACTACTACAACAGTTAAATCTGATATTGAAATCGCACAAGAAGCAAGTATGAAGAAGATTCAAGAAATTGCAGCTAATTTAAATATTTTAGAAGAAGAACTAGAGCCATACGGACATTATAAAGGCAAGTTATCTCTTGATATTTTTAAGCGTTTACAAGATGAGAAAGACGGTAAAGTTGTTTTAGTAACAGCGATTAACCCAACTCCAGCAGGAGAAGGTAAATCAACAGTAACAGTTGGTTTAGGTCAAGCTTTTAATAAAATTGGTAAGAAAACAGTAATTGCACTTCGCGAACCATCTCTTGGACCAACAATGGGATTAAAAGGCGGAGCAGCAGGTGGCGGTTTTTCACAGGTTGTACCAATGGAAGACATTAACCTTCACTTTACTGGAGATATTCATGCGATCACAACTGCCAATAACGCGTTAGCGGCGTTTATTGATAATCATATCCAACAAGGAAACGTACTTGGGATTGATACGCGTAAAATCGTTTGGAAACGCTGTGTTGACTTAAATGATCGTGCCCTTCGTAACGTAGTAATTGGCCTTGGTGGACCGGTTCAAGGTGTACCACGTGAAGACGGTTTTGATATTACAGTAGCATCTGAAATTATGGCCGTATTCTGCCTTGCAACAGATATTCAAGATTTAAAAGCGCGTCTATCTCGCATTGTTGTCGCTTATAATTTTGCAAATCAACCAGTAACAGTAAAAGATTTAGGTGTAGAAGGTGCGTTAACATTATTATTAAAAGACGCATTAAAACCGAACTTAGTACAAACATTAGAAAATACACCAGCTATCATTCATGGCGGACCATTTGCGAATATCGCTCACGGTTGTAACAGTGTTATCGCTACGACAATGGCAGCAAAATTAGGTGATTATGTTATTACAGAAGCTGGATTCGGTGCGGATTTAGGTGCTGAGAAGTTTTTAGACATTAAAGCTCGTGCAGCTGGCATTAAACCAGAAGCAGTTGTTATTGTTGCGACTATTCGTGCGCTTAAAATGCATGGCGGTGTAGCAAAAGATCAATTAAAAGAAGAAAATGTAGATGCATTAGCAAAAGGAATGGAAAACTTACAGAAACATGTTGAAACAATTCAAAGCTTTGGTGTTCCGTTCGTAATTGCTATTAACAAATTCATTACTGATACAGATGCAGAAGTTACATACTTACAAGAATGGTGCAATGAGCGTGGCTATGCAGTATCCTTAACGGAGGTTTGGGAGAAGGGTGGCCAAGGCGGAGTTGACCTTGCTGAGAAAGTGTTAAAAGAAATTGAAAAAGGTGAAAACAACTACGCACCACTTTATGAATTAGAATTACCATTAGAAGAAAAAATTCGTACAATTGCTCAAAAAGTGTACGGTGCAAAAGATATTGAATTTGCTCCGAAAGCACGTAAGCAATTAGCTCAATATGAAGGAGAAGGCTGGAGTAACCTACCGATATGTATGGCGAAAACACAATACTCTCTTTCTGATGATGCAACGAAATTAGGTCGCCCATCTGACTTTATCGTTACAATTCGTGAATTGAAACCATCTATCGGTGCAGGATTTATCGTTGCGTTAACAGGAACAATGTTAACAATGCCGGGACTTCCGAAACAGCCAGCTGCACTTCAAATGGATGTAAATGAAGATGGAAAAGCAGTAGGTTTATTCTAAAAGGTTGTAATTCATCTCGTTTATCTGTAAACTATATATACATCAAGTGGCGCCTTTCCATAGAAAGGCGCCTGTTTTTTGGAGGAAATTATGTTTGATCCAACTGCTTTTGAAAATTTAAAGGTAATTGTGGAAGGAGCTGTCTATGATTTCGATTTACACGGTGATATTCTCGTAACAGATCGAAAAGATTTGATGGACCTTGCTTCATTAAGTCGTATGTATTGTATTTCATTTCAACTAACAGAAAAATTTAATACGATGGTAGAGGCGACATTTTCACTATCTGTTGATGCAAAGAACTTATCAGGTGAAATATTAGAAGTACCTCAGTTTATACCAGGGTGTGAAATGAAGTTAGAATTCTCGTTCGAAATGGAACAACCGGAGATAGGATGTCAAGAAATTGAAGATTTATTGCATTCTATATGGGGAAAAGAAAGAATGATTAAGCAGAAAATTTCATACGAATATAATAAGCAAGCGATTTCATATCATAATAAGGTAGAGGTTCTATTTCAAAAAGCGATTACAGAAGACCATGTTGATGATCTAATAGCTGTTATTTCACACATGATAGAAACGGTGCGAACAATACAACATTTTCTTCAAAAATAGAGATAAAGGAGAAAAACAAATGATAAAAGATATGCAACCATTTTTACAACAAGCTTGGGAGAAGG
This genomic interval from Bacillus cereus contains the following:
- the ytfJ gene encoding GerW family sporulation protein — protein: MDHPIQGLMKAAMENLKEMVDVNTIVGEPVQTADGGVVLTVSKVAFGFGAGGSDFQTNDGQRASGNPAFGGGSAGGVSITPVAFLVVNKDGVNILHLQNATHLAEKMIELAPQTIDKIQSMFQKEEKKEENHHPQNPDDIL
- a CDS encoding class I SAM-dependent methyltransferase encodes the protein MAKFNWHESAEKKWDNNAEFWNQNSQEMWDSGSRSTIIPFFEQYVEKEAQVLDVGCGDGYGTYKLSITGYKAVGVDLSEVMIQKGKERGEGSNLSFIKGDLSALPFENEQFEAIMAINSLEWTEEPLQALNEIKRVLKKDGYACIAILGPTAKPRENSYPRLYGKDVVCNTMMPWEFEQLAKEQGFEVVDGTGVYKRGVNEKMLGQLPTELQQSLTFLWVFMLKNV
- a CDS encoding formate--tetrahydrofolate ligase, which codes for MTTTTTVKSDIEIAQEASMKKIQEIAANLNILEEELEPYGHYKGKLSLDIFKRLQDEKDGKVVLVTAINPTPAGEGKSTVTVGLGQAFNKIGKKTVIALREPSLGPTMGLKGGAAGGGFSQVVPMEDINLHFTGDIHAITTANNALAAFIDNHIQQGNVLGIDTRKIVWKRCVDLNDRALRNVVIGLGGPVQGVPREDGFDITVASEIMAVFCLATDIQDLKARLSRIVVAYNFANQPVTVKDLGVEGALTLLLKDALKPNLVQTLENTPAIIHGGPFANIAHGCNSVIATTMAAKLGDYVITEAGFGADLGAEKFLDIKARAAGIKPEAVVIVATIRALKMHGGVAKDQLKEENVDALAKGMENLQKHVETIQSFGVPFVIAINKFITDTDAEVTYLQEWCNERGYAVSLTEVWEKGGQGGVDLAEKVLKEIEKGENNYAPLYELELPLEEKIRTIAQKVYGAKDIEFAPKARKQLAQYEGEGWSNLPICMAKTQYSLSDDATKLGRPSDFIVTIRELKPSIGAGFIVALTGTMLTMPGLPKQPAALQMDVNEDGKAVGLF